The genomic window GCTTTGAAATTCTTACTGGAATGTTTAATGGAGCACGATTTACTTCCGCAGAGGAAAAGTTAAGAAAGCTTCGGATGGTGAAAGATGAAAAAGAGTTGAGCATTATTCGCGAAGCTTGTGCATTGGCAGATTATGCGGTTGAAGTGGGATGTGCTGAAATACAAGAAGGGAAATCAGAATTAGAGATCATTGCAGCAATTGAATTTGCCTTAAAGAAAAAAGGCGTTACCCAAATGTCCTTCTCTACGATGGTATTAACTGGAGTAAATGCAGCTTCTCCCCACGGAACTCCAGGATTAACGAAAATTAAAAAGGGAGATTTCGTCCTTTTTGATTTAGGCGTAGTTGTGGATGGCTATTGCTCAGATATAACTAGAACTGTTGCTTACGGAGATATCAATGATAAGCAAAGAGAGATTTATGATACGGTTTTAAAGGCACAGCTGGCTGCGGTTGAAGCAAGTAAGCCTGGGGTTCCGTGCTCCGAAGTTGATTTAACAGCCAGAAAGATTATTGCTGAAGCTGGTTACGGCGAATATTTTCCACATCGACTAGGACATGGCCTGGGGATCAGCGTCCATGAATATCCTTCCTTAACCGAGACAAATCCGCTTCTGCTAGAAGAAGGAATGGTTTATACAATTGAGCCTGGCATCTATGTTCCTGATGTTGCTGGGGTTAGAATTGAAGATGATATTTTTGTGACAGCTAACGGGGTAGAAATTTTAACAAAATTCCCGAAAGAACTGCAGATAATTAGATAAGAGTACTAAAAAAGCTGTCACTTATGACAGCCTTTTTAGTTTATTATATAGAGAGAGGGCAGATTATTTTAAACGAATGAGTTTTTTATATAATGATATACTTCATCTGCTGTGGACATGGAAAGAATGAATTTGATATGGTTTTCAATGACAGATTTTGATAGCCTGCTTATTTGAGAGCGTGCCTTCAAGATAGATGCTGCACTCATTGAAAATTCATCTAATCCTAGAGCAAGCAAGATAGGAATGGCGATTTCGTCTCCTGCCATTTCTCCGCACATCCCTACCCATTTTCCATCCTTATGTGCAGCATCAATCACATTTTTAACTAGTCGAAGAATAGCTGGGTTATATGGCTGGTACAAATAAGAAACGCGCTCGTTCATACGGTCTGCTGCCATGGTATATTGAATTAAATCATTTGTTCCAATAGAAAAAAAGTCTACTTCTTTTGCGAAAAGGTCCGCCATTACTGCTGTTGATGGAACTTCCACCATCATCCCTACTTCGATATTGTTAGAAACCTCTACACCTTTTCTAACAAGCTTCATTTTTTCATCTAATAATATAGCTTTTGCTTGCCGGAACTCTTCTAGGGTTGCGATCATCGGGAACATGATTTTTAAGTTTCCGTAAATGCTCGCACGCAAGAGGGCCTTTAATTGCGTTCGAAAAATGTCTTGGGCTTCTAAACATAAGCGAATCGCTCTAAATCCTAAGAACGGATTTATTTCTTTCGGCATTTCAAGATATGGCAGCTCCTTATCTCCGCCAATATCTAATGTACGAACAACTACAGACTTTCCATTCATCGAATGTAAAACAGCTTTATAGGCTTGGAATTGTTCTTCTTCTGTTGGAAGTGTTTCACGCCCCATGTATAGGAACTCAGTGCGATATAATCCAATCGCTTCAGCACCATTTTCCAACACCGCACTTATATCATCAGGGGTTCCGATATTTGCCCCAAGCTTTACATACTGACCACATGCGGTCACGGTTTGCTTATGAACAAGCTTTGCCCATTCTCCTTTTTGTAACTCGCAGGCAGCTTTTTTCTCTTGGTAAGACTCTACTATTTCCGTACTTGGGTTGATAATGACTTTTCCATTAAAGCCGTCTACAATTAGCATATCACCATTTTTGATCGTTTCTGTAATTGTTTTTGTCCCTACGACTGCGGGAATTTCGAGTGATCGAGCCATAATCGCCGAATGCGATGTTCGGCCTCCAATATTTGTCGAAAACCCTTTAACAAATTGTCTATTTAACTGTGCAGTATCGGACGGTGTTAAGTCATCAGCAATGACAATCACTTCTTCCGCAATTAAGCTTGGATCTGAAACACTCACATTTAATAAATGGGAAAGGACGCGTTTAGTTACATCACGAATATCCGTTGCACGCTCTTTCATATACTCATTATCCATAGCTTCAAACATACTAATAAACATCATTGCTACTTGATTTAAGGCATATTCTGCGTTTAATTGTTCATCAGTTATTTTTTCTTTAATCGGATTCAAGAGCTCAGGGTCATTTAACACGAGAAGGTGGGCTTCAAAAATTGCTGCTTCTTCCTCGCCTATTTCATAACGAGTATGTTCTTTAATTCTCTTAAGCTCTTCTTTTGATTTTTTAAGAGCTTGCTCAAAACGTAATACCTCTGCATCCGTATTTGATATTACATTTTTCTCTATCGTTAATTCAAGTTTTTCTAGCAGAAATGCTTTTCCAATGGCAATACCGTTTGATGCGGCTATACCAGGTATCTCGTTAGTGATCATTCTGCCAAACCTTCTTTTAGAATAACAGCTTCTATCATATTTACTGCTTCAACTTCATCTGAACCATCCGCTGTAATTTTGATTGCAGCATTTTTAGGAATTCCTAAAGACAGGACCCCCATAATAGATTTTAAGTTTATTGCTTTTCCCTTATACTCTATCTTGATATTAGCAGCGAATTTGCTAGCTGTTTGTACTAATACGGTTGCCGGTCTTGCATGAATGCCTGCATCTGCTGCAATAATAAAATTTTTCTCGGTCATGTTTATAACAACTCCTTTAATGTATATCGTGAAGCTATTTTTGTAATATATTAATTTTGTTTAAGTGGATTTTTCAATAAGCCTATTAGTAGTGCGGAAATGAAAGCACCAATAATAATGGCAAGTAAATATAAAAGCCATGAGCCTTCAACGAATGGTACGACAAATACCCCACCATGCGGTGCCCTTAATCCGATATGCGCCATCATTGAGATGGCTCCAGCTACTGCTGAACCTATCATTAGAGAAGGTATTACACGAATTGGATCAGCTGCAGCAAAAGGGATCGCACCTTCTGTTATGAATGACAAGCCCATAATATAATTAGTTTTCCCTGATTCTAGTTCCTGCTTCGTGAATTTTCCTTTAAAAATAGTAGTGGCGAGAGCAATCGCAAGTGGCGGAACCATCCCACCGGCCATAATCGCAGCCATCGATTCGTAAACACCGCTTGCTAGCAGGCCTGTTCCAAAGACATATGCCGCTTTATTTACTGGCCCCCCCATATCAAATGCCATCATTAACCCTAGGATCGCCCCAAGTAATACAGCATTTCCAGTTCCGAGATCTGAAAGCAAATTTGTAATTGCAGTGTTAAGTGCTCCAACAGGTTTATTCACTACGTAGAGCATTAGTATTCCGGTCAAAGCAATGCTAAACAACGGATAAAGTAAAATTGTTTTTATGCCATCAAGGGAAGAAGGCAATCTCGAAAAGGACTTCTTCAAACCAATTACTAAATATCCTGCAAGAAAACCTGCGATAATTCCACCAAGAAATCCAGCCCCTCCGCTTGCAGCCATCATTCCTCCGACAGCACCAGGTGCAAATCCAGGCCGATCAGCAATACTCATCGCAATAAATGCAGCTAGAATAGGAATTATTAATCCAAATGCATTGCCTCCTCCAATTGTCATAAGTGCCTCAGCAATTGGGTGGTAAGAAGGATCATCGGGATTGGATGCATTGTAACCGAACATGAAGGAAATTGCGATTAAAATACCGCCACCTACAACGAATGGCAGCATATTGGAAACACCATTCATTAGATGCTTATAAACCCCAACCTTTTGTTTCGTACTCTTCCCCTCAGGTGAACTGGTATTTTCATTTTTGCTATGATAAATGGGAGCCTCCTGTTTAAGGGCTTTTTCAATCAGCTCTTGTGGTTTGCGAATTCCGTCTGCAACAGCTGTTTGCAGTACATGTTTTCCGCTAAACCGCTCCATTTCTACTTTCGTATCTGCTGCGACAATAATAGCTTCAGCATTTTCAATTTCTTCTTTAGTCAAAACATTTTTTGCGCCACTCGAACCGTTTGTCTCAACTTTAATGTCAACACCCATTTCAGCAGCCTTAGCTTTTAATGAATCGGCTGCCATATAGGTGTGCGCAATCCCTGTAGGGCATGCTGTAACAGCCACGATAAATCGTTTACTTTCTGAGATGCTTGCGTTCTCCTCCTCATCATCCTCATCATAACTATCGATAATAGCCAGAACTTCCTGGGCACTTGCTGCCTCGATTAATTTCTTACGGGCATCATCAATCATTAATATTGAGGATAGACGAGATAGAGCTTCCAAATGTGTATTATTAGCGCCATCTGGTACTGCAATCATAAAGAATAAGTGTGCAGGTTTACCATCAAGCGACTGAAAATCAATACCCTCTGCTGATTTCCCGAAGGCAATCGCCGGCTCCTTAACTGCCTCAGTTTTTGCATGCGGGATCGCTATGCCATCACCAATTCCCGTTGTACTTTGACTCTCCCTTTTTAGAATTGCTTCCTTAAATAAAATTCGGTCATTTAATTTACCTGCTTTATCGAGTGCATCGATTAGACTGTTAATTGCATCCTGCTTTCCAGTTCCGTTTATAGAAAGAAGAATCGTCTCATTTGTTAACAATTCCGTTACTCTCAATTTTGTTCTCCCCTTTTTTTAGTAGGCGGATAGAAACATACGGCAGCAATTCCTCCACCTTTTCTTTTGAACATAGACCAATTGAAAATGCTGTTGCGCTGCCAGAGGCTACGCTATAACGAAATGCTTTTACAATATCCTTCTCTTTTTCAAAAGCTGCCAAAAATCCTGCAACTAATGAATCACCCGCTCCAACTGAACTCTTTACTTCCCCTGTTGGAACTGAAGCAACATAAGCTTCGTCCTTCGTAATTAACACAGCACCTTTTCCTGCAAGTGAAACGATTACATTTTCAGCACCCATACTAATTAGCCTTTGTCCATAAGGAACTACCTCTTCCACATCTGAAAAGGAAGTATTAAATAATTCACCAAGTTCATGATGATTTGGCTTGATTAAAAAAGGTTTATATGGGAGGACTTTTTTTAATAAATCACCTTCAGCATCAACAACAAAGGAAGCCCCGTTATCTGAACAAATCTTCACAAGTTTTTCGTATGTTGTATCCGGCATTGTTGATGGGATGCTTCCCGCAAGGACTAGAAGGTCCCCCCTCGAAAGCTCACTGATTTTTTTTTGAAGAGCCAGCCAATTATCATCAGTAATTGTTGGACCATTTCCGTTAATTTCCGTCTCTTTGTCTGTTTTAATTTTAATATTTATTCTTGTATCTTCTTCTACTTTGATAAAGTTAGTTTTAATGCCTTCTTTTTGCAAATATTCCTCTATATAATTGCCTGTAAATCCACCGATAAATGCAATCGCATGACTGTTTACCCCTATTCTTTTTAACACTCTTGAGACATTAATTCCTTTTCCACCTGGAAATTTCGCTTCATATGCCGTCCGGTTCAACGCCCCTATTTCTACATTCTCAAGCCCGACGATATAATCAACCGATGGATTTAATGTCAATGTGTGTATCATGCTGTCACAACCTTTATCTTTGTTTTGCTAACATATTGTTCTTTATTTTCAATATTTAATTGATCAGTAATAATAGATGCTTGGTGGAGATCAGCTATTTTGGCAAATGAAATTTCCGAAAACTTAGTCTGGTCTGCAAGAACATAAGCTTCCCGAGATATAGTAATAGCCATTTGCTTAATCATTGCTTCCTCCTGGTCTGGGGTCGTAAACCCCGCCTCGGGATGAATCCCATTTACACCCATAAAGCACTTATCAAAACGATAATTTTCAAGACTTGCAATTGCTCCTCTGCCGATGATTGCTTTTGTTTTTGCCTTTGTATACCCTCCAATCAAATAGGTATGGATTTCTTTTGCAAGTAAAGCATCAACATGCGTGATTCCATTTGTTACAACGACAATATCCTTTGTAGATAAAAATGGGATCATCTCTGTTACTGTTGAACCAGCATCCAAAAAAATACAATCACCTCCCTCAACTAAGCTGGCAGCATATTGAGCAATTCTGCGTTTTTCTTGAAGGTTTTTGAATGATTTTTCTGTCATGCTCGGTTCTTGCAGCTTTCCTTGAAGTCTTGCAGCACCACCATGAATTCTTTTCAAAAATTTCTCTTCCTCTAATTGACTAAGATCTCGTCTAATCGTAGATTCAGATGTATTAGTAATTTCAACAAGTTCATTGATCTTAATAACGTTTTTGGCTTTTAAAAGGTTTAATATTACTTGATGGCGTTCAGGTGTTAACAATAGATCACCCC from Bacillus sp. DTU_2020_1000418_1_SI_GHA_SEK_038 includes these protein-coding regions:
- a CDS encoding Xaa-Pro peptidase family protein — encoded protein: MNSRLQKLSSWMKENNVQVCFVTSPENVFYFSGFLSDPHERLLGLAVFQEEEPFLVCPALDKTDAKNAGWSNEIISYSDIENPWEMIHKAIFSRVKTVENIAVEKEHMNVERFEILTGMFNGARFTSAEEKLRKLRMVKDEKELSIIREACALADYAVEVGCAEIQEGKSELEIIAAIEFALKKKGVTQMSFSTMVLTGVNAASPHGTPGLTKIKKGDFVLFDLGVVVDGYCSDITRTVAYGDINDKQREIYDTVLKAQLAAVEASKPGVPCSEVDLTARKIIAEAGYGEYFPHRLGHGLGISVHEYPSLTETNPLLLEEGMVYTIEPGIYVPDVAGVRIEDDIFVTANGVEILTKFPKELQIIR
- the ptsP gene encoding phosphoenolpyruvate--protein phosphotransferase — protein: MTNEIPGIAASNGIAIGKAFLLEKLELTIEKNVISNTDAEVLRFEQALKKSKEELKRIKEHTRYEIGEEEAAIFEAHLLVLNDPELLNPIKEKITDEQLNAEYALNQVAMMFISMFEAMDNEYMKERATDIRDVTKRVLSHLLNVSVSDPSLIAEEVIVIADDLTPSDTAQLNRQFVKGFSTNIGGRTSHSAIMARSLEIPAVVGTKTITETIKNGDMLIVDGFNGKVIINPSTEIVESYQEKKAACELQKGEWAKLVHKQTVTACGQYVKLGANIGTPDDISAVLENGAEAIGLYRTEFLYMGRETLPTEEEQFQAYKAVLHSMNGKSVVVRTLDIGGDKELPYLEMPKEINPFLGFRAIRLCLEAQDIFRTQLKALLRASIYGNLKIMFPMIATLEEFRQAKAILLDEKMKLVRKGVEVSNNIEVGMMVEVPSTAVMADLFAKEVDFFSIGTNDLIQYTMAADRMNERVSYLYQPYNPAILRLVKNVIDAAHKDGKWVGMCGEMAGDEIAIPILLALGLDEFSMSAASILKARSQISRLSKSVIENHIKFILSMSTADEVYHYIKNSFV
- a CDS encoding phosphocarrier protein HPr — encoded protein: MTEKNFIIAADAGIHARPATVLVQTASKFAANIKIEYKGKAINLKSIMGVLSLGIPKNAAIKITADGSDEVEAVNMIEAVILKEGLAE
- a CDS encoding fructose-specific PTS transporter subunit EIIC is translated as MRVTELLTNETILLSINGTGKQDAINSLIDALDKAGKLNDRILFKEAILKRESQSTTGIGDGIAIPHAKTEAVKEPAIAFGKSAEGIDFQSLDGKPAHLFFMIAVPDGANNTHLEALSRLSSILMIDDARKKLIEAASAQEVLAIIDSYDEDDEEENASISESKRFIVAVTACPTGIAHTYMAADSLKAKAAEMGVDIKVETNGSSGAKNVLTKEEIENAEAIIVAADTKVEMERFSGKHVLQTAVADGIRKPQELIEKALKQEAPIYHSKNENTSSPEGKSTKQKVGVYKHLMNGVSNMLPFVVGGGILIAISFMFGYNASNPDDPSYHPIAEALMTIGGGNAFGLIIPILAAFIAMSIADRPGFAPGAVGGMMAASGGAGFLGGIIAGFLAGYLVIGLKKSFSRLPSSLDGIKTILLYPLFSIALTGILMLYVVNKPVGALNTAITNLLSDLGTGNAVLLGAILGLMMAFDMGGPVNKAAYVFGTGLLASGVYESMAAIMAGGMVPPLAIALATTIFKGKFTKQELESGKTNYIMGLSFITEGAIPFAAADPIRVIPSLMIGSAVAGAISMMAHIGLRAPHGGVFVVPFVEGSWLLYLLAIIIGAFISALLIGLLKNPLKQN
- the pfkB gene encoding 1-phosphofructokinase; amino-acid sequence: MIHTLTLNPSVDYIVGLENVEIGALNRTAYEAKFPGGKGINVSRVLKRIGVNSHAIAFIGGFTGNYIEEYLQKEGIKTNFIKVEEDTRINIKIKTDKETEINGNGPTITDDNWLALQKKISELSRGDLLVLAGSIPSTMPDTTYEKLVKICSDNGASFVVDAEGDLLKKVLPYKPFLIKPNHHELGELFNTSFSDVEEVVPYGQRLISMGAENVIVSLAGKGAVLITKDEAYVASVPTGEVKSSVGAGDSLVAGFLAAFEKEKDIVKAFRYSVASGSATAFSIGLCSKEKVEELLPYVSIRLLKKGENKIESNGIVNK
- a CDS encoding DeoR/GlpR family DNA-binding transcription regulator; its protein translation is MLTPERHQVILNLLKAKNVIKINELVEITNTSESTIRRDLSQLEEEKFLKRIHGGAARLQGKLQEPSMTEKSFKNLQEKRRIAQYAASLVEGGDCIFLDAGSTVTEMIPFLSTKDIVVVTNGITHVDALLAKEIHTYLIGGYTKAKTKAIIGRGAIASLENYRFDKCFMGVNGIHPEAGFTTPDQEEAMIKQMAITISREAYVLADQTKFSEISFAKIADLHQASIITDQLNIENKEQYVSKTKIKVVTA